Proteins encoded together in one Coffea arabica cultivar ET-39 chromosome 2c, Coffea Arabica ET-39 HiFi, whole genome shotgun sequence window:
- the LOC113727318 gene encoding uncharacterized protein isoform X1, translating to MSGAGMGSSSWIAGTFNLLSSTPYSAESSKSPNKSQCSSSARRRPAYCKFSLPANDLKFVLHDALQSSGLDTTHARAARNGFCQQIQKLTDVERETSISINRVVDLGKTALHVAAEDDSLISHSSVPLPVDDFIDRLDDLSMGYCSHYGSSFRYPPEKFLECLDRYLYVDKGFQRSKHSQVEQRSLYLHSVLTHRSGSASMLSLIYSEVLKMLRLWGMVNFDVEVFFPHDSHSSPRGYHKQKSREGDQLHIMTSQSLLVEILKDLKNAFWPFQHDPAKSLFFRAAQAANCDTSNSVEESALKIASAKAAQHRLLRGVWTSVQFGDMRRALAACERLILLETDPIELRDYGVLLYHCGFYEMALQYLKLFQDIQKSSKQEKSYHPSRDLEEEALEKLIIRLKLIKMEEDWSRPSERTSFLSNNSEPW from the exons ATGAGTGGTGCTGGAATGGGTAGTTCTTCGTGGATCGCTGGGACTTTCAATCTTTTGTCATCAACGCCATATTCTGCCGAGTCTTCAAAATCGCCAAATAAATCTCAATGCAGTAGCAGCGCTAGAAGACGCCCGGCATATTGTAAATTTTCGTTACCAGCGAATGATCTCAAATTTGTTCTTCATGACGCCCTTCAATCTTCTGGCCTGGACACCACGCATGCCCGA GCAGCAAGGAATGGTTTCTGCCAGCAGATTCAAAAATTAACTGACGTGGAAAGAGAAACTAGCATTAGTATAAATAGAGTGGTTGATTTGGGGAAGACAGCTCTTCATGTGGCAGCGGAGGATGACTCCCTCATATCACATTCTTCTGTTCCACTTCCGGTTGATGATTTTATTGACAGATTGGATGACCTTTCTATGGGCTACTGCTCGCACTATGGCTCTTCCTTCAGATACCCGCCTGAGAAATTTCTTGAGTGTTTGGATAGATACTTGTACGTAGATAAA GGTTTTCAGAGATCTAAACATAGTCAAGTGGAGCAGCGTTCTCTTTATCTGCACTCA GTTTTGACTCATCGTTCAGGTTCGGCTTCTATGCTGTCACTTATATATTCAGAGGTCCTAAAAATGCTTCGCTTGTGGGGTATGGTGAATTTTGATGTAGAGGTTTTCTTCCCTCACGATTCTCATAGTTCTCCAAGAGGCTATCACAAACAGAAAAGCAGGGAGGGTGATCAATTACATATTATGACATCCCAATCTTTATTGGTGGAG attttgaaagacttaaaaaatgcattttggCCTTTTCAACATGATCCTGCTAAGAGCCTTTTCTTCAGGGCAGCTCAAGCTGCTAATTGCGATACATCCAACAGTGTTGAAGAAAG TGCATTAAAGATTGCATCAGCAAAGGCTGCTCAGCATAGGCTACTGCGAGGTGTTTGGACTAGTGTTCAGTTTGGGGATATGCGACGTGCACTTGCTG CATGTGAACGTCTTATCCTTCTTGAAACTGACCCAATAGAGCTCAGAGACTATGGAGTTCTCCTTTACCACTGTGGGTTTTATGAGATGGCACTCCAGTATCTCAAGTTGTTTCAGGATATACAG AAATCTTCCAAACAGGAGAAATCATACCATCCCTCCCGTGATCTGGAGGAAGAAGCTCTAGAGAAACTAATAATTCGCCTTAAGCTCATTAAGATGGAGGAGGATTGGTCAAGACCCTCAGAACGCACAAGTTTCCTCTCCAACAACTCTGAACCTTGGTAA
- the LOC113727318 gene encoding uncharacterized protein isoform X2: MSGAGMGSSSWIAGTFNLLSSTPYSAESSKSPNKSQCSSSARRRPAYCKFSLPANDLKFVLHDALQSSGLDTTHARGFQRSKHSQVEQRSLYLHSVLTHRSGSASMLSLIYSEVLKMLRLWGMVNFDVEVFFPHDSHSSPRGYHKQKSREGDQLHIMTSQSLLVEILKDLKNAFWPFQHDPAKSLFFRAAQAANCDTSNSVEESALKIASAKAAQHRLLRGVWTSVQFGDMRRALAACERLILLETDPIELRDYGVLLYHCGFYEMALQYLKLFQDIQKSSKQEKSYHPSRDLEEEALEKLIIRLKLIKMEEDWSRPSERTSFLSNNSEPW; the protein is encoded by the exons ATGAGTGGTGCTGGAATGGGTAGTTCTTCGTGGATCGCTGGGACTTTCAATCTTTTGTCATCAACGCCATATTCTGCCGAGTCTTCAAAATCGCCAAATAAATCTCAATGCAGTAGCAGCGCTAGAAGACGCCCGGCATATTGTAAATTTTCGTTACCAGCGAATGATCTCAAATTTGTTCTTCATGACGCCCTTCAATCTTCTGGCCTGGACACCACGCATGCCCGA GGTTTTCAGAGATCTAAACATAGTCAAGTGGAGCAGCGTTCTCTTTATCTGCACTCA GTTTTGACTCATCGTTCAGGTTCGGCTTCTATGCTGTCACTTATATATTCAGAGGTCCTAAAAATGCTTCGCTTGTGGGGTATGGTGAATTTTGATGTAGAGGTTTTCTTCCCTCACGATTCTCATAGTTCTCCAAGAGGCTATCACAAACAGAAAAGCAGGGAGGGTGATCAATTACATATTATGACATCCCAATCTTTATTGGTGGAG attttgaaagacttaaaaaatgcattttggCCTTTTCAACATGATCCTGCTAAGAGCCTTTTCTTCAGGGCAGCTCAAGCTGCTAATTGCGATACATCCAACAGTGTTGAAGAAAG TGCATTAAAGATTGCATCAGCAAAGGCTGCTCAGCATAGGCTACTGCGAGGTGTTTGGACTAGTGTTCAGTTTGGGGATATGCGACGTGCACTTGCTG CATGTGAACGTCTTATCCTTCTTGAAACTGACCCAATAGAGCTCAGAGACTATGGAGTTCTCCTTTACCACTGTGGGTTTTATGAGATGGCACTCCAGTATCTCAAGTTGTTTCAGGATATACAG AAATCTTCCAAACAGGAGAAATCATACCATCCCTCCCGTGATCTGGAGGAAGAAGCTCTAGAGAAACTAATAATTCGCCTTAAGCTCATTAAGATGGAGGAGGATTGGTCAAGACCCTCAGAACGCACAAGTTTCCTCTCCAACAACTCTGAACCTTGGTAA